From Rutidosis leptorrhynchoides isolate AG116_Rl617_1_P2 chromosome 3, CSIRO_AGI_Rlap_v1, whole genome shotgun sequence, a single genomic window includes:
- the LOC139898017 gene encoding probable disease resistance protein At5g66900: MKCEHIKWNFYKILTHESKLKKLNESLVRFCQTDVQLMIFRGVSDLQTRMMNCDTDSSGWLCGVPLPQGDVIGFDNHLMALKSMVLKDSVNDNDCSVVVVSAGGGYGKTTLVKKLCNDPQIIGKCSKNIRLVTISETPNLKNVIEDLLTKKQDHFVNDEDAVNRWGSFLRAEKPNLLLVLDDVWSEDIVKKFMFKLRGYKILVTSRTEFKAFNNIYQLKLLNREDAIKLFRYSSLSEPGSTRSSDIPDDLIEKLVDCCKNHPLTLTVVGGVVKGKSMPFWLDMLKKLSEEKQSVISIDDQLFHCLKRSLNVFDEDSVIRQCFLDLGLFPEDQKIAATALMDMWVHLYKHDDEGLKTIKQLLELSYKNLFNLSPIRDDSSMVANWCEEKTVRQHDVMRQLAIHLSSQGPEEHRKRLIINVNGEDLPPLLDAINAQILSISTGERFSMNWNDMQASKVEVFVLNFMSEKYVLPRFMKYIEKFKVLIITSYGYYFSELENFPPPQYLSSLTRIRLDHVSISSISTQLLELVNLQKLSLIMCKIGNSFNEFTDGIPQKLPNLLEMDIDEGISYARETY; encoded by the exons ATGAAATGCGAGCATATAAAATGGAACTTTTATAAGATATTAACTCATGAATCgaagttgaaaaagttgaatgagtcGTTGGTGAGATTCTGTCAGACTGATGTTCAGTTGATGATCTTTAGGGGTGTATCCGATTTGCAAACGAGAATGATGAATTGTGATACTGATTCGAGCGGTTGGTTGTGTGGGGTTCCATTGCCTCAGGGTGATGTTATCggctttgataatcatcttatggcTTTGAAGTCGATGGTGCTAAAGGATTCGGTGAATGATAATGATTGTTCGGTTGTCGTTGTGTCTGCGGGTGGAGGTTACGGGAAAACAACATTGGTCAAAAAGCTTTGCAACGATCCCCAGATTATAG GAAAATGTAGCAAAAACATCCGCCTTGTTACCATCTCAGAGACCCCCAATTTAAAAAATGTCATCGAAGATTTACTTACAAAAAAACAAGATCATTTTGTCAACGATGAAGATGCAGTCAACAGATGGGGGAGTTTTTTGCGTGCAGAGAAACCTAATTTACTGTTGGTACTGGATGATGTATGGTCGGAAGATATTGTTAAGAAATTTATGTTCAAGTTACGTGGATACAAGATTCTCGTAACATCTAGAACAGAGTTTAAAGCATTCAATAATATTTATCAACTGAAACTTTTGAACCGTGAAGATGCCATCAAACTGTTTCGGTACTCGTCTTTGTCCGAACCAGGAAGTACACGTAGTAGTGATATACCAGATGATCTTATTGAAAAG TTGGTGGACTGTTGCAAAAATCATCCATTGACACTTACTGTAGTTGGTGGTGTGGTGAAGGGGAAAAGCATGCCGTTTTGGCTTGACATGTTGAAAAAACTGTCCGAAGAGAAGCAATCTGTTATTAGTATAGACGATCAGTTGTTTCATTGTCTAAAAAGGAGTTTAAATGTGTTTGATGAAGATTCTGTTATTAGGCAATGTTTTTTAGACTTGGGATTATTTCCTGAAGATCAGAAGATTGCCGCTACAGCGCTTATGGACATGTGGGTCCATTTATACAAACATGATGATGAGGGATTAAAGACCATAAAACAACTGCTTGAGCTCTCATACAAAAACCTTTTCAATCTGTCGCCAATAAG GGACGATTCATCGATGGTAGCAAACTGGTGTGAGGAGAAAACTGTTAGGCAACACGATGTGATGAGACAACTGGCTATACATTTGAGCAGCCAAGGGCCAGAAGAGCATAGAAAGAGGTTAATTATAAATGTAAATGGAGAAGACCTTCCCCCATTGCTGGATGCAATCAACGCCCAAATATTGTCAATTTCAACAG GTGAAAGATTCTCTATGAACTGGAACGACATGCAAGCCTCTAAAGTGGAAGTTTTCGTATTGAACTTCATGTCAGAGAAATACGTATTGCCTCGATTTATGAAATATATAGAAAAATTTAAGGTTTTAATCATCACAAGCTATGGGTATTACTTTTCAGAGCTCGAAAACTTCCCCCCGCCTCAATATTTATCCAGTCTCACCAGAATTAGGTTGGATCATGTTTCAATATCTTCCATTAGTACACAATTACTAGAGTTAGTAAACTTGCAAAAGTTGTCATTAATCATGTGCAAAATAGGCAATAGTTTCAATGAATTTACTGATGGAATCCCTCAAAAGTTACCCAACCTATTAGAGATGGATAtcgatgaaggtatttcgtatgcccgagagacatattaa
- the LOC139898021 gene encoding uncharacterized protein isoform X2, with protein sequence MDFDGFLNNLQDWELSLKDKPDKKLKSHSGVEKMESVKVKNTSSNSSTLGVNGRSREIKEPANAVSQLSGGFMTDEGSVDANSEKELGNEFFKKRKYKEAVDCYSRSLALSPTAVAYANRAMAYLKLKRFQEAEDDCTEALNLDDRYIKAYSRRSTARKELGKLKESKEDADFALRLEPHNQEIKKQYADVKSLYDKELLKKASASMKGPTEKVQKDLKLDNGARSTPKISETTRVTKPITEIPETVRSSQTNQNDGKKAVKESVQQLAARAASLATAEAAKKIVPPTSAYQFEASWRGFSGDHTLQARLLKATNPVALPQIFKNALSAPLLIDIVRCITTFFRDEADLAVKYLENLPKVSRFNMIIMCLSPADKSDLRRIWDEVFCNEAVAQDYIEILEQLRPLYCIK encoded by the exons ATG GATTTCGACGGATTCTTAAATAACTTGCAGGACTGGGAATTGTCACTCAAGGATAAACCAGACAAGAAGCTTAAATCACACTCTGGCGTTGAAAAAATG GAATCTGTAAAGGTGAAAAATACTTCCAGTAATTCGTCCACTCTTGGAGTTAATGGAAGATCACGTGAAATTAAAGAGCCTGCAAATGCTGTTAGTCAGTTATCGGGTGGATTCATGACAGATGAAGGTTCTGTAGATGCTAATTCAGAAAAAGAGCTG GGTAATGAGTTCTTCAagaagagaaaatataaagaagcGGTTGACTGTTATTCCAGGAGTCTTGCATTATCACCAACTGCAGTAGCTTATGCAAACAGGGCAATGGCTTATCTTAAACTTAAGAG ATTCCAGGAAGCCGAGGACGATTGTACAGAAGCCTTAAATTTAGATGACCGGTACATTAAAGCATACTCAAGACGTTCAACGGCTAGAAAAGAACTTGGTAAACTTAAAGAATCCAAGGAAG ATGCAGATTTTGCTTTGAGGCTGGAACCACATAATCAAGAGATTAAGAAACAGTATGCAGATGTGAAATCTTTGTATGACAAG GAACTTCTTAAAAAGGCATCTGCATCGATGAAAGGACCAACGGAAAAAGTGCAAAAAGATTTGAAGTTGGATAATGGTGCACGGTCTACTCCAAAAATTTCTGAAACGACTAGAGTCACAAAACCTATAACAGAGATCCCAGAG ACTGTTAGATCATCTCAGACCAATCAGAATGATGGCAAAAAAGCTGTAAAAGAATCGGTTCAACAGCTTGCTGCTCGTGCAGCTTCTCTTGCCACTGCTGAAGCTGCAAAAAAGATTGTCCCTCCAACTTCAGCTTATCAGTTTGAGGCTTCATGGCGAGGATTCTCTGGCGATCATACTCTGCAGGCTCGTTTGCTAAAG GCCACGAATCCCGTCGCGTTACCGCAGATCTTTAAAAATGCTTTGTCAGCACCACTCTTAATTGATATTGTAAGGTGCATTACCACCTTTTTCCG TGATGAAGCTGACCTAGCTGTCAAATATTTAGAAAATCTGCCCAAGGTATCGAGGTTTAACATGATCATCATGTGTCTTTCACCTGCAGACAAATCAG ATCTTCGAAGAATCTGGGATGAAGTTTTCTGTAACGAGGCAGTTGCACAAGATTATATCGAAATTCTTGAACAGCTACGTCCATTATACTGCATCAAATAa
- the LOC139898020 gene encoding uncharacterized protein isoform X1 — translation MDTHGSFSFDDKNKTMRKKRSNRVPRNKNQTETEKSSLSSSPSNNGSRGLSDDNVGGKVLNLSQCNSSRASYTNLNDAEKAPNFGSDFGTQENDDDKDTGADKTEVITSNYNKDIKYDNVVKRVKLKLGGVTRTIHAKPQQHSTGGNLKQNMTSQQDNSDQDSLKSQDPGIGLCGIPWKDFSSSGFSVRKANSVRRNITEENIYDSDNNSKRVPKRRVLDDDDDDEDDAELRYLAKMKSKSVINDDDVDDEEDEGEGRSKKQRKITSVLRMDTRKKSKTGREYKDDEYTGEEREYSDTVGEDSSREMSVTTRRQALQSGRDLSTDSSVVEFPHGLPPAPPRKQKDKLSEVEYQLKKAEAAERRRIQAAKAARESEAEAIRKILGQDSSRKKRENKMKQKQDALAQERNLNTATLSSNTVRWVIRPTGTIVTFSDDIGLPNIFDSKSSSYPPPREPCAGPSCSKPFKYRDSRSKLPLCSLLCYKAVQETPQTRSVK, via the exons ATGGATACTCATGGAAGTTTTAGCTTTGATGATAAGAACAAAACTATGAGGAAGAAGAGGAGTAATCGAGTCCCGCGAAATAAGAACCAAACAGAGACTGAAAAGTCATCATTGTCATCTTCACCTTCAAACAACGGGAGTAGAGGACTAAGTGATGATAACGTTGGTGGGAAAGTACTTAATTTGAGCCAGTGCAATTCTTCAAGGGCTTCATACACTAATCTTAATGATGCTGAAAAAGCCCCAAATTTTGGTTCTGATTTTGGAACTcaagaaaatgatgatgataaagatactGGTGCGGACAAGACTGAAGTAATTACATCTAATTATAATAAAGACATAAAGTATGATAATGTTGTGAAGAGAGTAAAACTTAAACTTGGGGGTGTAACACGTACCATACATGCAAAGCCTCAACAACACTCTACCGGCGGTAACTTAAAGCAGAATATGACATCTCAG CAGGACAATTCAGATCAAGATTCTTTAAAATCTCAAGACCCTGGAATTGGATTGTGTGGGATCCCATGGAAGGATTTCTCTAGCAGCGGTTTTAGTGTCAGAAAAGCCAATTCTGTAAGGCGCAATATAACTGAAGAAAACAtatacgattcagataataatagtaAGCGCGTTCCCAAGAGGCGtgtattagatgatgatgatgatgatgaagatgatgctgAGTTACGTTACCTTGCAAAAATGAAATCAAAATCTgtcataaatgatgatgatgttgatgatgaagaagatgaaggggAAGGTAGAAGCAAAAAGCAGAGGAAAATTACAAGTGTTCTCAGAATGGATACTAGGAAAAAGTCAAAAACAGGAAGAGAATATAAAGATGATGAATACACAGGTGAAGAACGGGAATATTCTGACACGGTTGGTGAAGATTCTAGTAGAGAAATGAGTGTAACTACCCGTCGCCAAGCCCTTCAGTCGGGTAGAGACCTATCTACTGATTCAAGTGTGGTCGAGTTCCCTCATGGTTTACCTCCTGCACCACCAAGAA AACAAAAGGATAAGCTTTCTGAAGTAGAGTATCAACTTAAGAAGGCTGAGGCTGCTGAAAGGCGAAGAATCCAGGCTGCAAAGGCAGCACGAGAATCTGAG GCTGAGGCAATTAGGAAAATACTGGGGCAGGATTCTAGCAGAAAGAAACGGGAGAATAAAATGAAGCAGAAGCAAGACGCATTGGCCCAG GAGAGGAATTTAAATACTGCTACACTCTCATCAAACACTGTTAGATGGGTGATTCGTCCTACCGGAACAATCGTGACGTTTTCTGATGACATCGGCTTGCCAAACATTTTCGATTCCAAGTCTTCCAG TTACCCTCCTCCACGTGAGCCATGTGCGGGTCCATCCTGTTCAAAACCATTCAAGTACAGAGATTCAAGGTCCAAACTTCCGTTGTGCAGTTTACTGTGCTACAAGGCAGTACAAGAAACGCCACAGACTAGGTCTGTTAAGTGA
- the LOC139898020 gene encoding uncharacterized protein isoform X2, translating to MDTHGSFSFDDKNKTMRKKRSNRVPRNKNQTETEKSSLSSSPSNNGSRGLSDDNVGGKVLNLSQCNSSRASYTNLNDAEKAPNFGSDFGTQENDDDKDTGADKTEVITSNYNKDIKYDNVVKRVKLKLGGVTRTIHAKPQQHSTGGNLKQNMTSQDNSDQDSLKSQDPGIGLCGIPWKDFSSSGFSVRKANSVRRNITEENIYDSDNNSKRVPKRRVLDDDDDDEDDAELRYLAKMKSKSVINDDDVDDEEDEGEGRSKKQRKITSVLRMDTRKKSKTGREYKDDEYTGEEREYSDTVGEDSSREMSVTTRRQALQSGRDLSTDSSVVEFPHGLPPAPPRKQKDKLSEVEYQLKKAEAAERRRIQAAKAARESEAEAIRKILGQDSSRKKRENKMKQKQDALAQERNLNTATLSSNTVRWVIRPTGTIVTFSDDIGLPNIFDSKSSSYPPPREPCAGPSCSKPFKYRDSRSKLPLCSLLCYKAVQETPQTRSVK from the exons ATGGATACTCATGGAAGTTTTAGCTTTGATGATAAGAACAAAACTATGAGGAAGAAGAGGAGTAATCGAGTCCCGCGAAATAAGAACCAAACAGAGACTGAAAAGTCATCATTGTCATCTTCACCTTCAAACAACGGGAGTAGAGGACTAAGTGATGATAACGTTGGTGGGAAAGTACTTAATTTGAGCCAGTGCAATTCTTCAAGGGCTTCATACACTAATCTTAATGATGCTGAAAAAGCCCCAAATTTTGGTTCTGATTTTGGAACTcaagaaaatgatgatgataaagatactGGTGCGGACAAGACTGAAGTAATTACATCTAATTATAATAAAGACATAAAGTATGATAATGTTGTGAAGAGAGTAAAACTTAAACTTGGGGGTGTAACACGTACCATACATGCAAAGCCTCAACAACACTCTACCGGCGGTAACTTAAAGCAGAATATGACATCTCAG GACAATTCAGATCAAGATTCTTTAAAATCTCAAGACCCTGGAATTGGATTGTGTGGGATCCCATGGAAGGATTTCTCTAGCAGCGGTTTTAGTGTCAGAAAAGCCAATTCTGTAAGGCGCAATATAACTGAAGAAAACAtatacgattcagataataatagtaAGCGCGTTCCCAAGAGGCGtgtattagatgatgatgatgatgatgaagatgatgctgAGTTACGTTACCTTGCAAAAATGAAATCAAAATCTgtcataaatgatgatgatgttgatgatgaagaagatgaaggggAAGGTAGAAGCAAAAAGCAGAGGAAAATTACAAGTGTTCTCAGAATGGATACTAGGAAAAAGTCAAAAACAGGAAGAGAATATAAAGATGATGAATACACAGGTGAAGAACGGGAATATTCTGACACGGTTGGTGAAGATTCTAGTAGAGAAATGAGTGTAACTACCCGTCGCCAAGCCCTTCAGTCGGGTAGAGACCTATCTACTGATTCAAGTGTGGTCGAGTTCCCTCATGGTTTACCTCCTGCACCACCAAGAA AACAAAAGGATAAGCTTTCTGAAGTAGAGTATCAACTTAAGAAGGCTGAGGCTGCTGAAAGGCGAAGAATCCAGGCTGCAAAGGCAGCACGAGAATCTGAG GCTGAGGCAATTAGGAAAATACTGGGGCAGGATTCTAGCAGAAAGAAACGGGAGAATAAAATGAAGCAGAAGCAAGACGCATTGGCCCAG GAGAGGAATTTAAATACTGCTACACTCTCATCAAACACTGTTAGATGGGTGATTCGTCCTACCGGAACAATCGTGACGTTTTCTGATGACATCGGCTTGCCAAACATTTTCGATTCCAAGTCTTCCAG TTACCCTCCTCCACGTGAGCCATGTGCGGGTCCATCCTGTTCAAAACCATTCAAGTACAGAGATTCAAGGTCCAAACTTCCGTTGTGCAGTTTACTGTGCTACAAGGCAGTACAAGAAACGCCACAGACTAGGTCTGTTAAGTGA
- the LOC139898021 gene encoding uncharacterized protein isoform X1, translating to MDFDGFLNNLQDWELSLKDKPDKKLKSHSGVEKMESVKVKNTSSNSSTLGVNGRSREIKEPANAVSQLSGGFMTDEGSVDANSEKELGNEFFKKRKYKEAVDCYSRSLALSPTAVAYANRAMAYLKLKRFQEAEDDCTEALNLDDRYIKAYSRRSTARKELGKLKESKEDADFALRLEPHNQEIKKQYADVKSLYDKELLKKASASMKGPTEKVQKDLKLDNGARSTPKISETTRVTKPITEIPEITNQTVRSSQTNQNDGKKAVKESVQQLAARAASLATAEAAKKIVPPTSAYQFEASWRGFSGDHTLQARLLKATNPVALPQIFKNALSAPLLIDIVRCITTFFRDEADLAVKYLENLPKVSRFNMIIMCLSPADKSDLRRIWDEVFCNEAVAQDYIEILEQLRPLYCIK from the exons ATG GATTTCGACGGATTCTTAAATAACTTGCAGGACTGGGAATTGTCACTCAAGGATAAACCAGACAAGAAGCTTAAATCACACTCTGGCGTTGAAAAAATG GAATCTGTAAAGGTGAAAAATACTTCCAGTAATTCGTCCACTCTTGGAGTTAATGGAAGATCACGTGAAATTAAAGAGCCTGCAAATGCTGTTAGTCAGTTATCGGGTGGATTCATGACAGATGAAGGTTCTGTAGATGCTAATTCAGAAAAAGAGCTG GGTAATGAGTTCTTCAagaagagaaaatataaagaagcGGTTGACTGTTATTCCAGGAGTCTTGCATTATCACCAACTGCAGTAGCTTATGCAAACAGGGCAATGGCTTATCTTAAACTTAAGAG ATTCCAGGAAGCCGAGGACGATTGTACAGAAGCCTTAAATTTAGATGACCGGTACATTAAAGCATACTCAAGACGTTCAACGGCTAGAAAAGAACTTGGTAAACTTAAAGAATCCAAGGAAG ATGCAGATTTTGCTTTGAGGCTGGAACCACATAATCAAGAGATTAAGAAACAGTATGCAGATGTGAAATCTTTGTATGACAAG GAACTTCTTAAAAAGGCATCTGCATCGATGAAAGGACCAACGGAAAAAGTGCAAAAAGATTTGAAGTTGGATAATGGTGCACGGTCTACTCCAAAAATTTCTGAAACGACTAGAGTCACAAAACCTATAACAGAGATCCCAGAG ATTACAAATCAGACTGTTAGATCATCTCAGACCAATCAGAATGATGGCAAAAAAGCTGTAAAAGAATCGGTTCAACAGCTTGCTGCTCGTGCAGCTTCTCTTGCCACTGCTGAAGCTGCAAAAAAGATTGTCCCTCCAACTTCAGCTTATCAGTTTGAGGCTTCATGGCGAGGATTCTCTGGCGATCATACTCTGCAGGCTCGTTTGCTAAAG GCCACGAATCCCGTCGCGTTACCGCAGATCTTTAAAAATGCTTTGTCAGCACCACTCTTAATTGATATTGTAAGGTGCATTACCACCTTTTTCCG TGATGAAGCTGACCTAGCTGTCAAATATTTAGAAAATCTGCCCAAGGTATCGAGGTTTAACATGATCATCATGTGTCTTTCACCTGCAGACAAATCAG ATCTTCGAAGAATCTGGGATGAAGTTTTCTGTAACGAGGCAGTTGCACAAGATTATATCGAAATTCTTGAACAGCTACGTCCATTATACTGCATCAAATAa